A region of Stigmatopora nigra isolate UIUO_SnigA chromosome 6, RoL_Snig_1.1, whole genome shotgun sequence DNA encodes the following proteins:
- the rhbdl3 gene encoding rhomboid-related protein 3 isoform X1 — protein sequence MAGGNREPTVTSSPAVAANAEGEEIEVLESTDVLPMATEDKWKGLFDKYDLDNSGFISTERFRDLLATHGSELDPHKLEVLLALADGNSDGKICYQDFVNLMSNKRSNSFRRAILQGGRHLKGCSLRDEVGLGLSQRLVRHVAYETLPREVDRKWYFDSYNYWPPPWLILTITILEVVVFFYYGCHLDRLVLQVSSPSFLKSPLPYHPQLRTQVWRYLTYIFMHTGIEHLSLNMAMQLLVGVPLEMVHGAARIGLVYACGVLAGSLAVSVTDMTAPVVGSSGGVYALVSAHLANVVMNWSGMKCQFKLFRMAMALVCMSVEFGRAVWLRFYPPAFPPCPNPSFVAHLGGVMVGLTLGVVVLQNYEQRLQEQSLFWIFFCIYTLFVLCAVFWNIFAYSLLDVRLPPSP from the exons ATGGCGGGAGGCAACCGGGAGCCGACGGTCACCTCCTCCCCGGCGGTGGCAGCCAACGCCGAGGGAGAGGAAATAGAAGTGTTGGAGAGCACTGACGTCCTCCCGATGGCCACTGAAGAT AAATGGAAGGGGCTATTTGACAAG TATGACCTTGACAATTCGGGCTTCATCAGTACCGAACGCTTCAGGGACCTTTTGGCGACACACGGCTCAGAGCTTGACCCTCACAAGCTAGAAGTCCTCTTGGCCCTCGCCGATGGAAACTCGGATGGAAAAATATGCTACCAAGATTTCGTAAATCTG ATGAGCAACAAGCGCTCCAATAGCTTCCGGAGGGCAATCCTTCAAGGCGGCAGGCACCTAAAAGGCTGTAGTCTCAGGGATGAGGTCGGTCTTGGTCTTTCTCAGCGCCTGGTCCGACATGTCGCTTATGAGACATTGCCTCGCGAAGTGGATCGCAAGTGGTATTTTGACAGCTACAACTACTGGCCCCCGCCTTGGCTGATCCTGACCATAACCATTCTTGAG gttgttgttttcttttattatggATGTCATCTGGATCGCCTGGTTCTGCAGGTGTCCAGCCCATCATTCCTTAAGAGCCCACTACCTTACCACCCCCAACTCCGGACCCAAGTCTGGAGATATCTCACCTACATTTTCATGCACACCGG gATTGAACACCTGAGCCTGAACATGGCCATGCAGCTGCTAGTGGGAGTCCCCCTTGAGATGGTCCATGGAGCAGCCAGGATCGGACTGGTCTACGCGTGTGGCGTGCTGGCAG GGTCTCTGGCGGTGTCGGTCACTGACATGACGGCTCCTGTGGTCGGTTCGTCTGGCGGAGTTTACGCCTTGGTCTCCGCCCACTTGGCCAACGTAGTCATG AATTGGTCCGGCATGAAGTGTCAATTTAAATTATTCCGGATGGCCATGGCTCTGGTGTGCA tgaGTGTAGAATTTGGCCGCGCAGTGTGGCTCCGCTTCTACCCGCCAGCCTTTCCTCCTTGCCCCAACCCCAGCTTCGTAGCTCACCTGGGAGGGGTCATGGTGGGTCTCACGCTGGGCGTGGTGGTCCTCCAGAACTACGAGCAGCGGCTGCAGGAGCAATCTCTCTTTTGGATCTTCTTCTGCATCTACACCTTGTTTGTGCTGTGTGCTGTTTTCTGGAACATTTTCGCCTACAGTTTGCTCGACGTGCGGTTGCCCCCATCACCCTGA
- the rhbdl3 gene encoding rhomboid-related protein 3 isoform X2, which yields MGKCLQQKLADLMQQKYDLDNSGFISTERFRDLLATHGSELDPHKLEVLLALADGNSDGKICYQDFVNLMSNKRSNSFRRAILQGGRHLKGCSLRDEVGLGLSQRLVRHVAYETLPREVDRKWYFDSYNYWPPPWLILTITILEVVVFFYYGCHLDRLVLQVSSPSFLKSPLPYHPQLRTQVWRYLTYIFMHTGIEHLSLNMAMQLLVGVPLEMVHGAARIGLVYACGVLAGSLAVSVTDMTAPVVGSSGGVYALVSAHLANVVMNWSGMKCQFKLFRMAMALVCMSVEFGRAVWLRFYPPAFPPCPNPSFVAHLGGVMVGLTLGVVVLQNYEQRLQEQSLFWIFFCIYTLFVLCAVFWNIFAYSLLDVRLPPSP from the exons atGGGAAAATGCCTGCAGCAGAAATTGGCTGATTTAATGCAACAGAAG TATGACCTTGACAATTCGGGCTTCATCAGTACCGAACGCTTCAGGGACCTTTTGGCGACACACGGCTCAGAGCTTGACCCTCACAAGCTAGAAGTCCTCTTGGCCCTCGCCGATGGAAACTCGGATGGAAAAATATGCTACCAAGATTTCGTAAATCTG ATGAGCAACAAGCGCTCCAATAGCTTCCGGAGGGCAATCCTTCAAGGCGGCAGGCACCTAAAAGGCTGTAGTCTCAGGGATGAGGTCGGTCTTGGTCTTTCTCAGCGCCTGGTCCGACATGTCGCTTATGAGACATTGCCTCGCGAAGTGGATCGCAAGTGGTATTTTGACAGCTACAACTACTGGCCCCCGCCTTGGCTGATCCTGACCATAACCATTCTTGAG gttgttgttttcttttattatggATGTCATCTGGATCGCCTGGTTCTGCAGGTGTCCAGCCCATCATTCCTTAAGAGCCCACTACCTTACCACCCCCAACTCCGGACCCAAGTCTGGAGATATCTCACCTACATTTTCATGCACACCGG gATTGAACACCTGAGCCTGAACATGGCCATGCAGCTGCTAGTGGGAGTCCCCCTTGAGATGGTCCATGGAGCAGCCAGGATCGGACTGGTCTACGCGTGTGGCGTGCTGGCAG GGTCTCTGGCGGTGTCGGTCACTGACATGACGGCTCCTGTGGTCGGTTCGTCTGGCGGAGTTTACGCCTTGGTCTCCGCCCACTTGGCCAACGTAGTCATG AATTGGTCCGGCATGAAGTGTCAATTTAAATTATTCCGGATGGCCATGGCTCTGGTGTGCA tgaGTGTAGAATTTGGCCGCGCAGTGTGGCTCCGCTTCTACCCGCCAGCCTTTCCTCCTTGCCCCAACCCCAGCTTCGTAGCTCACCTGGGAGGGGTCATGGTGGGTCTCACGCTGGGCGTGGTGGTCCTCCAGAACTACGAGCAGCGGCTGCAGGAGCAATCTCTCTTTTGGATCTTCTTCTGCATCTACACCTTGTTTGTGCTGTGTGCTGTTTTCTGGAACATTTTCGCCTACAGTTTGCTCGACGTGCGGTTGCCCCCATCACCCTGA
- the rhbdl3 gene encoding rhomboid-related protein 3 isoform X3, whose translation MSNKRSNSFRRAILQGGRHLKGCSLRDEVGLGLSQRLVRHVAYETLPREVDRKWYFDSYNYWPPPWLILTITILEVVVFFYYGCHLDRLVLQVSSPSFLKSPLPYHPQLRTQVWRYLTYIFMHTGIEHLSLNMAMQLLVGVPLEMVHGAARIGLVYACGVLAGSLAVSVTDMTAPVVGSSGGVYALVSAHLANVVMNWSGMKCQFKLFRMAMALVCMSVEFGRAVWLRFYPPAFPPCPNPSFVAHLGGVMVGLTLGVVVLQNYEQRLQEQSLFWIFFCIYTLFVLCAVFWNIFAYSLLDVRLPPSP comes from the exons ATGAGCAACAAGCGCTCCAATAGCTTCCGGAGGGCAATCCTTCAAGGCGGCAGGCACCTAAAAGGCTGTAGTCTCAGGGATGAGGTCGGTCTTGGTCTTTCTCAGCGCCTGGTCCGACATGTCGCTTATGAGACATTGCCTCGCGAAGTGGATCGCAAGTGGTATTTTGACAGCTACAACTACTGGCCCCCGCCTTGGCTGATCCTGACCATAACCATTCTTGAG gttgttgttttcttttattatggATGTCATCTGGATCGCCTGGTTCTGCAGGTGTCCAGCCCATCATTCCTTAAGAGCCCACTACCTTACCACCCCCAACTCCGGACCCAAGTCTGGAGATATCTCACCTACATTTTCATGCACACCGG gATTGAACACCTGAGCCTGAACATGGCCATGCAGCTGCTAGTGGGAGTCCCCCTTGAGATGGTCCATGGAGCAGCCAGGATCGGACTGGTCTACGCGTGTGGCGTGCTGGCAG GGTCTCTGGCGGTGTCGGTCACTGACATGACGGCTCCTGTGGTCGGTTCGTCTGGCGGAGTTTACGCCTTGGTCTCCGCCCACTTGGCCAACGTAGTCATG AATTGGTCCGGCATGAAGTGTCAATTTAAATTATTCCGGATGGCCATGGCTCTGGTGTGCA tgaGTGTAGAATTTGGCCGCGCAGTGTGGCTCCGCTTCTACCCGCCAGCCTTTCCTCCTTGCCCCAACCCCAGCTTCGTAGCTCACCTGGGAGGGGTCATGGTGGGTCTCACGCTGGGCGTGGTGGTCCTCCAGAACTACGAGCAGCGGCTGCAGGAGCAATCTCTCTTTTGGATCTTCTTCTGCATCTACACCTTGTTTGTGCTGTGTGCTGTTTTCTGGAACATTTTCGCCTACAGTTTGCTCGACGTGCGGTTGCCCCCATCACCCTGA
- the znf207b gene encoding BUB3-interacting and GLEBS motif-containing protein ZNF207b isoform X3 codes for MGRKKKKQMKPWCWYCNRDFDDEKILIQHQKAKHFKCHICHKKLYTGPGLAIHCMQVHKETIDSVPNAIPGRTDIELEIYGMEGIPDKDMQERRRTLEQKSQDGKKRNDDSDEDDDDDEPGPSAQQAAGVPPQAGYAAPMVQSGMPVGGGMAPGGYQGMPPMMPGVPPMMHGMPPMHGMPPGRMMPMGGMMPPMMPGMPGMPPGMPPHMAPRPGMPHMSPAPAAGVIPSRPSVPTAQPAVTKPLFPSAAQMGTAAVSSPPTDNQSASCQPPFPNSPQAQQSASGAAGANSHSATAASSELPKPTFPAYTQPSVSSSASTSSSNPSSSTVAKAPATVPAKPTTLSATSATSKLIHPDEDISLEELRAQLPRYQRLLARAAQAHTAAPSVAAVGGMMAPQQGQYGAPPQGMPSYMPGGMPPFGQGPPLVPTYQGGPPMGMRPPVMSPAGRY; via the exons ATgggaagaaagaagaagaagcagatgAAGCCTTGGTGCTG GTACTGCAATCGAGATTTTGACGATGAAAAGATCCTCATTCAACATCAAAAGGCGAAGCATTTCAAATGTCACATTTGCCATAAAAAGTTGTACACTGGCCCGGGCCTTGCCATTCACTGCATGCAG GTACACAAAGAGACTATTGACAGCGTGCCAAATGCGATTCCTGGACGAACTGATATTGAGCTGGAGATCTATGGTATGGAGGGGATTCCCGATAAAGACATGCAAGAAAGGAGGCGGACACTAGAACAAAAATCTCAAG ATGGTAAGAAGAGAAATGATGACTcggatgaggatgatgacgacgacgaacCGGGACCGTCAGCGCAGCAGGCTGCTGGAGTGCCACCTCAGGCAGGCTATGCTGCGCCAATGGTCCAGTCGGGTATGCCCGTTGGTGGTGGGATGGCCCCAGGTGGATACCAAG GAATGCCTCCCATGATGCCAGGCGTTCCGCCCATGATGCATGGCATGCCTCCCATGCACGGAATGCCTCCAGG CAGGATGATGCCAATGGGTGGAATGATGCCTCCAATGATGCCGGGCATGCCTGGTATGCCGCCAG GAATGCCTCCACACATGGCGCCGAGGCCGGGGATGCCGCACATGAGCCCTGCCCCTGCAGCAGGAGTCATACCCAGTCGACCATCGGTCCCGACGGCCCAGCCCGCTGTCACCAAGCCTCTTTTCCCCAGTGCGGCACAG ATGGGCACAGCAGCTGTATCCTCTCCGCCTACAGACAATCAGTCTGCCTCCTGTCAGCCGCCCTTTCCTAACTCACCTCAA GCCCAGCAAAGTGCTTCGGGAGCGGCTGGTGCCAACTCTCACAGCGCCACTGCAGCCTCCTCAGAGCTGCCCAAACCAACATTCCCAGCATATACCCAACCTTCTGTCTCTTCCTCTGCTTCCACTTCCTCCTCTAACCCCTCTAGCAGTACTGTGGCCAAAGCCCCAGCCACAGTGCCCGCTAAACCTACCACCCTCTCCGCCACGAGTGCAACTAGTAAGTTGATCCACCCTGATGAGGATATCTCGCTG GAGGAACTTAGGGCTCAGTTGCCCCGTTACCAGCGCCTGCTGGCCAGAGCGGCTCAGGCCCATACGGCTGCTCCCTCCGTGGCGGCTGTAGGAGGCATGATGGCCCCACAGCAAG GTCAGTATGGCGCCCCCCCACAGGGCATGCCAAGCTACATGCCTGGAGGAATGCCTCCTTTCGGGCAGGGTCCTCCTCTGGTTCCCACTTACCAGGGAGGCCCTCCCATGGGCATGAGGCCACCCGTCATGTCTCCTGCTGGGCGCTACTGA
- the znf207b gene encoding BUB3-interacting and GLEBS motif-containing protein ZNF207b isoform X1: MGRKKKKQMKPWCWYCNRDFDDEKILIQHQKAKHFKCHICHKKLYTGPGLAIHCMQVHKETIDSVPNAIPGRTDIELEIYGMEGIPDKDMQERRRTLEQKSQDGKKRNDDSDEDDDDDEPGPSAQQAAGVPPQAGYAAPMVQSGMPVGGGMAPGGYQGMPPMMPGVPPMMHGMPPMHGMPPGRMMPMGGMMPPMMPGMPGMPPGMPPHMAPRPGMPHMSPAPAAGVIPSRPSVPTAQPAVTKPLFPSAAQMGTAAVSSPPTDNQSASCQPPFPNSPQAQQSASGAAGANSHSATAASSELPKPTFPAYTQPSVSSSASTSSSNPSSSTVAKAPATVPAKPTTLSATSATSKLIHPDEDISLEELRAQLPRYQRLLARAAQAHTAAPSVAAVGGMMAPQQGLPLQQPGMRHPMHGQYGAPPQGMPSYMPGGMPPFGQGPPLVPTYQGGPPMGMRPPVMSPAGRY, translated from the exons ATgggaagaaagaagaagaagcagatgAAGCCTTGGTGCTG GTACTGCAATCGAGATTTTGACGATGAAAAGATCCTCATTCAACATCAAAAGGCGAAGCATTTCAAATGTCACATTTGCCATAAAAAGTTGTACACTGGCCCGGGCCTTGCCATTCACTGCATGCAG GTACACAAAGAGACTATTGACAGCGTGCCAAATGCGATTCCTGGACGAACTGATATTGAGCTGGAGATCTATGGTATGGAGGGGATTCCCGATAAAGACATGCAAGAAAGGAGGCGGACACTAGAACAAAAATCTCAAG ATGGTAAGAAGAGAAATGATGACTcggatgaggatgatgacgacgacgaacCGGGACCGTCAGCGCAGCAGGCTGCTGGAGTGCCACCTCAGGCAGGCTATGCTGCGCCAATGGTCCAGTCGGGTATGCCCGTTGGTGGTGGGATGGCCCCAGGTGGATACCAAG GAATGCCTCCCATGATGCCAGGCGTTCCGCCCATGATGCATGGCATGCCTCCCATGCACGGAATGCCTCCAGG CAGGATGATGCCAATGGGTGGAATGATGCCTCCAATGATGCCGGGCATGCCTGGTATGCCGCCAG GAATGCCTCCACACATGGCGCCGAGGCCGGGGATGCCGCACATGAGCCCTGCCCCTGCAGCAGGAGTCATACCCAGTCGACCATCGGTCCCGACGGCCCAGCCCGCTGTCACCAAGCCTCTTTTCCCCAGTGCGGCACAG ATGGGCACAGCAGCTGTATCCTCTCCGCCTACAGACAATCAGTCTGCCTCCTGTCAGCCGCCCTTTCCTAACTCACCTCAA GCCCAGCAAAGTGCTTCGGGAGCGGCTGGTGCCAACTCTCACAGCGCCACTGCAGCCTCCTCAGAGCTGCCCAAACCAACATTCCCAGCATATACCCAACCTTCTGTCTCTTCCTCTGCTTCCACTTCCTCCTCTAACCCCTCTAGCAGTACTGTGGCCAAAGCCCCAGCCACAGTGCCCGCTAAACCTACCACCCTCTCCGCCACGAGTGCAACTAGTAAGTTGATCCACCCTGATGAGGATATCTCGCTG GAGGAACTTAGGGCTCAGTTGCCCCGTTACCAGCGCCTGCTGGCCAGAGCGGCTCAGGCCCATACGGCTGCTCCCTCCGTGGCGGCTGTAGGAGGCATGATGGCCCCACAGCAAGGTCTGCCACTACAGCAGCCTGGCATGAGACATCCCATGCATG GTCAGTATGGCGCCCCCCCACAGGGCATGCCAAGCTACATGCCTGGAGGAATGCCTCCTTTCGGGCAGGGTCCTCCTCTGGTTCCCACTTACCAGGGAGGCCCTCCCATGGGCATGAGGCCACCCGTCATGTCTCCTGCTGGGCGCTACTGA
- the znf207b gene encoding BUB3-interacting and GLEBS motif-containing protein ZNF207b isoform X2, whose translation MGRKKKKQMKPWCWYCNRDFDDEKILIQHQKAKHFKCHICHKKLYTGPGLAIHCMQVHKETIDSVPNAIPGRTDIELEIYGMEGIPDKDMQERRRTLEQKSQDGKKRNDDSDEDDDDDEPGPSAQQAAGVPPQAGYAAPMVQSGMPVGGGMAPGGYQGMPPMMPGVPPMMHGMPPMHGMPPGMMPMGGMMPPMMPGMPGMPPGMPPHMAPRPGMPHMSPAPAAGVIPSRPSVPTAQPAVTKPLFPSAAQMGTAAVSSPPTDNQSASCQPPFPNSPQAQQSASGAAGANSHSATAASSELPKPTFPAYTQPSVSSSASTSSSNPSSSTVAKAPATVPAKPTTLSATSATSKLIHPDEDISLEELRAQLPRYQRLLARAAQAHTAAPSVAAVGGMMAPQQGLPLQQPGMRHPMHGQYGAPPQGMPSYMPGGMPPFGQGPPLVPTYQGGPPMGMRPPVMSPAGRY comes from the exons ATgggaagaaagaagaagaagcagatgAAGCCTTGGTGCTG GTACTGCAATCGAGATTTTGACGATGAAAAGATCCTCATTCAACATCAAAAGGCGAAGCATTTCAAATGTCACATTTGCCATAAAAAGTTGTACACTGGCCCGGGCCTTGCCATTCACTGCATGCAG GTACACAAAGAGACTATTGACAGCGTGCCAAATGCGATTCCTGGACGAACTGATATTGAGCTGGAGATCTATGGTATGGAGGGGATTCCCGATAAAGACATGCAAGAAAGGAGGCGGACACTAGAACAAAAATCTCAAG ATGGTAAGAAGAGAAATGATGACTcggatgaggatgatgacgacgacgaacCGGGACCGTCAGCGCAGCAGGCTGCTGGAGTGCCACCTCAGGCAGGCTATGCTGCGCCAATGGTCCAGTCGGGTATGCCCGTTGGTGGTGGGATGGCCCCAGGTGGATACCAAG GAATGCCTCCCATGATGCCAGGCGTTCCGCCCATGATGCATGGCATGCCTCCCATGCACGGAATGCCTCCAGG GATGATGCCAATGGGTGGAATGATGCCTCCAATGATGCCGGGCATGCCTGGTATGCCGCCAG GAATGCCTCCACACATGGCGCCGAGGCCGGGGATGCCGCACATGAGCCCTGCCCCTGCAGCAGGAGTCATACCCAGTCGACCATCGGTCCCGACGGCCCAGCCCGCTGTCACCAAGCCTCTTTTCCCCAGTGCGGCACAG ATGGGCACAGCAGCTGTATCCTCTCCGCCTACAGACAATCAGTCTGCCTCCTGTCAGCCGCCCTTTCCTAACTCACCTCAA GCCCAGCAAAGTGCTTCGGGAGCGGCTGGTGCCAACTCTCACAGCGCCACTGCAGCCTCCTCAGAGCTGCCCAAACCAACATTCCCAGCATATACCCAACCTTCTGTCTCTTCCTCTGCTTCCACTTCCTCCTCTAACCCCTCTAGCAGTACTGTGGCCAAAGCCCCAGCCACAGTGCCCGCTAAACCTACCACCCTCTCCGCCACGAGTGCAACTAGTAAGTTGATCCACCCTGATGAGGATATCTCGCTG GAGGAACTTAGGGCTCAGTTGCCCCGTTACCAGCGCCTGCTGGCCAGAGCGGCTCAGGCCCATACGGCTGCTCCCTCCGTGGCGGCTGTAGGAGGCATGATGGCCCCACAGCAAGGTCTGCCACTACAGCAGCCTGGCATGAGACATCCCATGCATG GTCAGTATGGCGCCCCCCCACAGGGCATGCCAAGCTACATGCCTGGAGGAATGCCTCCTTTCGGGCAGGGTCCTCCTCTGGTTCCCACTTACCAGGGAGGCCCTCCCATGGGCATGAGGCCACCCGTCATGTCTCCTGCTGGGCGCTACTGA
- the znf207b gene encoding BUB3-interacting and GLEBS motif-containing protein ZNF207b isoform X4 has product MGRKKKKQMKPWCWYCNRDFDDEKILIQHQKAKHFKCHICHKKLYTGPGLAIHCMQVHKETIDSVPNAIPGRTDIELEIYGMEGIPDKDMQERRRTLEQKSQDGKKRNDDSDEDDDDDEPGPSAQQAAGVPPQAGYAAPMVQSGMPVGGGMAPGGYQGMPPMMPGVPPMMHGMPPMHGMPPGRMMPMGGMMPPMMPGMPGMPPGMPPHMAPRPGMPHMSPAPAAGVIPSRPSVPTAQPAVTKPLFPSAAQAQQSASGAAGANSHSATAASSELPKPTFPAYTQPSVSSSASTSSSNPSSSTVAKAPATVPAKPTTLSATSATSKLIHPDEDISLEELRAQLPRYQRLLARAAQAHTAAPSVAAVGGMMAPQQGLPLQQPGMRHPMHGQYGAPPQGMPSYMPGGMPPFGQGPPLVPTYQGGPPMGMRPPVMSPAGRY; this is encoded by the exons ATgggaagaaagaagaagaagcagatgAAGCCTTGGTGCTG GTACTGCAATCGAGATTTTGACGATGAAAAGATCCTCATTCAACATCAAAAGGCGAAGCATTTCAAATGTCACATTTGCCATAAAAAGTTGTACACTGGCCCGGGCCTTGCCATTCACTGCATGCAG GTACACAAAGAGACTATTGACAGCGTGCCAAATGCGATTCCTGGACGAACTGATATTGAGCTGGAGATCTATGGTATGGAGGGGATTCCCGATAAAGACATGCAAGAAAGGAGGCGGACACTAGAACAAAAATCTCAAG ATGGTAAGAAGAGAAATGATGACTcggatgaggatgatgacgacgacgaacCGGGACCGTCAGCGCAGCAGGCTGCTGGAGTGCCACCTCAGGCAGGCTATGCTGCGCCAATGGTCCAGTCGGGTATGCCCGTTGGTGGTGGGATGGCCCCAGGTGGATACCAAG GAATGCCTCCCATGATGCCAGGCGTTCCGCCCATGATGCATGGCATGCCTCCCATGCACGGAATGCCTCCAGG CAGGATGATGCCAATGGGTGGAATGATGCCTCCAATGATGCCGGGCATGCCTGGTATGCCGCCAG GAATGCCTCCACACATGGCGCCGAGGCCGGGGATGCCGCACATGAGCCCTGCCCCTGCAGCAGGAGTCATACCCAGTCGACCATCGGTCCCGACGGCCCAGCCCGCTGTCACCAAGCCTCTTTTCCCCAGTGCGGCACAG GCCCAGCAAAGTGCTTCGGGAGCGGCTGGTGCCAACTCTCACAGCGCCACTGCAGCCTCCTCAGAGCTGCCCAAACCAACATTCCCAGCATATACCCAACCTTCTGTCTCTTCCTCTGCTTCCACTTCCTCCTCTAACCCCTCTAGCAGTACTGTGGCCAAAGCCCCAGCCACAGTGCCCGCTAAACCTACCACCCTCTCCGCCACGAGTGCAACTAGTAAGTTGATCCACCCTGATGAGGATATCTCGCTG GAGGAACTTAGGGCTCAGTTGCCCCGTTACCAGCGCCTGCTGGCCAGAGCGGCTCAGGCCCATACGGCTGCTCCCTCCGTGGCGGCTGTAGGAGGCATGATGGCCCCACAGCAAGGTCTGCCACTACAGCAGCCTGGCATGAGACATCCCATGCATG GTCAGTATGGCGCCCCCCCACAGGGCATGCCAAGCTACATGCCTGGAGGAATGCCTCCTTTCGGGCAGGGTCCTCCTCTGGTTCCCACTTACCAGGGAGGCCCTCCCATGGGCATGAGGCCACCCGTCATGTCTCCTGCTGGGCGCTACTGA
- the znf207b gene encoding BUB3-interacting and GLEBS motif-containing protein ZNF207b isoform X5: MGRKKKKQMKPWCWYCNRDFDDEKILIQHQKAKHFKCHICHKKLYTGPGLAIHCMQVHKETIDSVPNAIPGRTDIELEIYGMEGIPDKDMQERRRTLEQKSQDGKKRNDDSDEDDDDDEPGPSAQQAAGVPPQAGYAAPMVQSGMPVGGGMAPGGYQGMPPMMPGVPPMMHGMPPMHGMPPGMMPMGGMMPPMMPGMPGMPPGMPPHMAPRPGMPHMSPAPAAGVIPSRPSVPTAQPAVTKPLFPSAAQAQQSASGAAGANSHSATAASSELPKPTFPAYTQPSVSSSASTSSSNPSSSTVAKAPATVPAKPTTLSATSATSKLIHPDEDISLEELRAQLPRYQRLLARAAQAHTAAPSVAAVGGMMAPQQGLPLQQPGMRHPMHGQYGAPPQGMPSYMPGGMPPFGQGPPLVPTYQGGPPMGMRPPVMSPAGRY, from the exons ATgggaagaaagaagaagaagcagatgAAGCCTTGGTGCTG GTACTGCAATCGAGATTTTGACGATGAAAAGATCCTCATTCAACATCAAAAGGCGAAGCATTTCAAATGTCACATTTGCCATAAAAAGTTGTACACTGGCCCGGGCCTTGCCATTCACTGCATGCAG GTACACAAAGAGACTATTGACAGCGTGCCAAATGCGATTCCTGGACGAACTGATATTGAGCTGGAGATCTATGGTATGGAGGGGATTCCCGATAAAGACATGCAAGAAAGGAGGCGGACACTAGAACAAAAATCTCAAG ATGGTAAGAAGAGAAATGATGACTcggatgaggatgatgacgacgacgaacCGGGACCGTCAGCGCAGCAGGCTGCTGGAGTGCCACCTCAGGCAGGCTATGCTGCGCCAATGGTCCAGTCGGGTATGCCCGTTGGTGGTGGGATGGCCCCAGGTGGATACCAAG GAATGCCTCCCATGATGCCAGGCGTTCCGCCCATGATGCATGGCATGCCTCCCATGCACGGAATGCCTCCAGG GATGATGCCAATGGGTGGAATGATGCCTCCAATGATGCCGGGCATGCCTGGTATGCCGCCAG GAATGCCTCCACACATGGCGCCGAGGCCGGGGATGCCGCACATGAGCCCTGCCCCTGCAGCAGGAGTCATACCCAGTCGACCATCGGTCCCGACGGCCCAGCCCGCTGTCACCAAGCCTCTTTTCCCCAGTGCGGCACAG GCCCAGCAAAGTGCTTCGGGAGCGGCTGGTGCCAACTCTCACAGCGCCACTGCAGCCTCCTCAGAGCTGCCCAAACCAACATTCCCAGCATATACCCAACCTTCTGTCTCTTCCTCTGCTTCCACTTCCTCCTCTAACCCCTCTAGCAGTACTGTGGCCAAAGCCCCAGCCACAGTGCCCGCTAAACCTACCACCCTCTCCGCCACGAGTGCAACTAGTAAGTTGATCCACCCTGATGAGGATATCTCGCTG GAGGAACTTAGGGCTCAGTTGCCCCGTTACCAGCGCCTGCTGGCCAGAGCGGCTCAGGCCCATACGGCTGCTCCCTCCGTGGCGGCTGTAGGAGGCATGATGGCCCCACAGCAAGGTCTGCCACTACAGCAGCCTGGCATGAGACATCCCATGCATG GTCAGTATGGCGCCCCCCCACAGGGCATGCCAAGCTACATGCCTGGAGGAATGCCTCCTTTCGGGCAGGGTCCTCCTCTGGTTCCCACTTACCAGGGAGGCCCTCCCATGGGCATGAGGCCACCCGTCATGTCTCCTGCTGGGCGCTACTGA